The Nomia melanderi isolate GNS246 chromosome 13, iyNomMela1, whole genome shotgun sequence sequence CGGCTACCGTTCCTCGAACAACCCCAGCATCGAACTAAACTTCCTGTTTACTGCTACGTAATTACATACATGCGTCGTTCGTTCTGTTTGCGAGTCGTAAAAACGTAACGTCGAAACTTAGGCACAATTTGGAACTGTTTAGACCATTTTCTCTATTCGACCCCACACCCCTCCCGCGGTCcgcgcgttcgccgcgcgacGAAGCTCGTCGGCCGTCCAGGAATCGGTAACTAGATCAAAGGGGAAGCTGTAAGTTTTCATCTTTTTGCTAGTGCAGACTCTCGTTTTAATGCTTCACGGACGAATCTTCAAGGAAAATCtttcttctcatttttttttctcctctcttttCCAGGTCCCGTTTTCACGGGTTTCTTGCCAATGAAATCGAACGATTTTATCGCGGTCCAACGGACGAAACGTCCAGCGCGGACACGGTTAGCTTTCAATAAGGGAGCCCGGGGAGGCGAGCTCACGGCGTCGTAACTCGAAAACGATAGGGAACGCTTCCGGTAATGTTCCATCGTCCGGACGGCCATCCAATTTCCTCTCGCGGACGAGACACGCGAACCGGTCCCCTCTTTTGCCTCGAACCGTACCAAACGTGACGATACTTTGTGAGGTAGCTGATATTGAGCCGTTTCAGGGCCAATCGGACCAAATCTTccagtttttcttttctctctctttccttcgcTTTTCGCTGGAGAAGGGGGGGAACGCGACGCGACCGAGGACCACTCTCGTCGTCGTTCGACGCCGTGAGACGGACGAACGGACGGGGAGAGGGACAAGAAACGCGGAAAATAAACCTCAAAACGGAAAGTAGCGTGCGTCGACGAACGAGAATAAAGCGCGGAAACGAAGACGATTCGCGGGAAGCTTGGCGCGTGCCGaattatgtacaaattttctgcGGAAGAACGTGTCctttttgttcgtttttcttttcgaaAGCGGAGAACGAGGTTAACCAACGCTTCGTTTCATCCGGTAGTAACGTTGAAACAATGCTCGACGAAAACGTGTTCAGGTAACAAAAACGGGAATCATTGGGCCCGACTTTCCGAGCGACACCCGCCATCTTGGTCCCGTCTGACCACCGGTGTGGATAAAACGTAATCTCGCGATCTCGCTATTCTCCCatattttgtttcctttgttCGCTTGTTGGCTTTCaattcgctctctctctctctctctttctctctctttcacgctcgttctctttctctcaatCTCTCGCACACTCTTTCGCACTGtctttctctcgctcgcgcgcgttctttctctctctctctctctctctttctctctcgttctctccctTTTACTCGTCATTTTGTCTCCGCACACCGTAATTACAATAGTatttttcttcatcttttttcttttatatccgTAATCTTATACATATACACTAGCTGGTTACAAtaatttgtgaaaaatatacatcaaaattttgttactttttacatcacagatattttaatataatatatcttcTTTTAATTCTTAAAGATTTCTCTTCCTCCCCGTTCATGTGTTCTtttacctttctttttttcctcttttctctcGACCGATCCGCCTACACGCCGGATCGTATCGGCGTATCGCCCGCGACGCAGAGGGAGACGACCGGATGTCCTCGGACAGGAACAAGTTTCccgtggccgcgcgcgcgcgtgcgctccTGTTTCTCGATTTTCCCGGTTTTCCCTCCGATCGCCTTCGGCGAGAAGCGTCTCCCGAAGTTGGACTCCCGAAGCCTGATTCTCCACGGGAGAACGGGCACGCGTCTCATTCCGTCGCGGTCCCTGGGTCCCGTCGTCTCCCCCCGAAAAAGGAACAACGAAAATCGACGCTTTCCCCTGCATTCGGAAACGATATCTGCCCTAACTTAATCCTTCCGACTTCGCCGTCGTCTTCCCGCGGCAAACCGGAAACAAAAACGAATTTCGATCAGCAGTATTCCACCTAGAAGTAACTACGATATAACCAACGGACAGGTTTCGCTCCAATCGCCGAATTACGTTCGAGAATAAAAACTCATCAGACAGCTATCCAATTGTGTCTCCTCCAAAAGAAGACTCTTCGAAAGACCTCTAAATTCTCCATCATTTACGAAAAGTCGCCGCATGAATCCACGAATTCACGGTGGCAGACACGTTCGCGCGACACTGTCACAGGGAAATCGTTACACGTCAGCCTCTTTAATTACGCCGTCGTCCCAATCGTCGCGATCTGTCGTCCCGTTCGAGCCTCGTAGCTTCTCCATCGAATTTTCCGTAAGAATCGAAAAAGTACCCCCATTGAATCCCTAAGTTCCTTGATTTTCGAATTCGCGTGAATCGTACGAAACGAATCGTTTGCGCGTTTTCCGCAGTTTACCGTTCGAAAGAAAAGAGAATTTGCATCGCGCGCGAACTTCCGCGAACGGACGAACACGACGAGGCTCGCCGGTGCCGGCGGAATCGTGACGCTCAGGATCCGCTCGGCGACGATCTCGCGGTCGTGTAACGTTCTGCGTTTCCTTCTTCTGTTCTGCGCCGCGGCGCGATACGCCGCGAGACAAACGAGGGTCGCACGGTGACGGGAACCGACTCCCGAATCAGAGAACGTGAATTCGAACGTCGCGACGTATACCTTCGTAACCGTAATTGAATTAACGACAATCAATAGTGTGTACGCACGTTTTACAATCATCCGCAcgataatatattcatttttcacaTCTAACGATAAATCTTTCGTAAAGGGGTTGGCGGGGCAGGTCGATGGTGGTGGCGGGGGCGTGGGAGGTATATCGGGTTaattttccgttttttttttctccgttttATCGGTCGTCTGGGGCGTGTGTGTCGGTGAACTGGATCTCGCGGGGGAGGGGAGGGCTCCGGGAACGCGGACAAGGGCTCGAGAGTCGGATCGGGGTTGGAAGGGGAGGGTTGGGAAAAGGCGGAAAGGGGAGGAGGGCGGTGATTGGAACGAGTGTAAGAAATATCAATACCTTTCCTCTGGTGTTTGGTGCCTGGTGAACGTTTAGAAAAAGGTATCTCATAGTTTCTTtcatatcatttttttttttttgtaatgtttacttgtttgtttgttttttgtttttgtatCATTCGAGGTATCGAGTAGTTAAGGTCACACCGAACACGATTTTACACTTTGACGCGAAGCGGGGGTGTGGTCGGTTGGTGAGCGATTAGAAAGGGGGGTTGTGACTTTGGTGGGCACAAGGGTAGAAGGAAGGTTTAAATTTACGCATtgttaagtttttttttttctttttacacaCAATCATGATTAGTGCTGCTGCTGCTTGCTCCTCATCTCTTTTATCCCTTTCGCTTGCGTTCTCCGCTGTTCAGCTCGTATATTAGTTCTGCGTTTGCTTTCTCGTCTTTAgcaattctttttccttttctttctctctttttttttgtttgtttgtttgtctgTCTGTAATCCATTAATCTTGTTTTTTCGTTAACCCTAAGGAGACCTTAACGTTTACACTCAATaacttgattttatttatttcttcccgTTAATGTTGTTCTCCGACGCGCCTCTCTTGCGTGGGCGGCGGCGCGCGCTCTCGGCGCCTCCGCCCCTTCTTCCTCGCCTCCAGAAAGTTACACCTCTTAAATTCACGGTTTTTTTGCTTTAAGTTTAGGGTAAATTTTAAGTTTAGTTTCCAAAAAACACCGAGAGAGTAGCCTTGCTTACACGATTTACTTTTTTTGTCGAGTAAGGTATAATTTTTTTTTGGCGTTAATAAGGAatttttgcatatttttttttttttaaacaccgAACATACATGCCTTATAGTTTATGTACAGCCTAGAGTCTTTCAGTCGTTACTTTTATTTAAAGAGAGTCGTGAGATAAGTGCGTGGATTCTCCATCCGTTTTTCGTTTCCTTTGTCCTCGCTCCGTTTTCTCGGCACGGCAGCCGTGAACGATCCTCCTCGGCGCTCGAGAAAGACGGAGCGCGAAACGTGAACTCCGTCGCGTCGGAACCACGCGTCGAACGTCACACACCAACACCGTCGTTTTTCCGTTTTTCGCTCTCgttcagtttttaattaatcatctCTTTACTCCGGTCTCATCtcgtgtttcttttttaatcctTTATCTACGCGTGCCTCTCGACTGAACGAGAAATATCGTCCTGCTCCGAAATGTCCGGCTCTTTTGTCcgtcaattttcttttcttttttttttgttattttgtctCTTGGTCCAACCGCCTGCTCAGCTACTATCGTGTCTAGCGAAACGACGAAATCGCCGCGCCTCCGCAGCGTGTTCACCTACAGTGTCAAGGATCTCCTCTTGTCGAACCGAATTTTCTAATCGAAAATACGAGAAGATACCTCGATAGTCGCGCGCACGACGCTTCATGTGATAAATCTGGCGAAAAAATTAGTCGAAAGAGGAGGGACTGGCGttctttccttcctttctctctctctctctctctctctctctcttcctttttctctctctctatctctctctttctttctttctctctctcttagTTGTGTTTTATTATTCTCATGGTCGCACAAATGGCGATCGAAACGATTCCGGACACAAATTCGCTCCCCGTTTTACTATTTCGTTCGATGATGGATGTTGATTGTGATGCGATGCTATGCTATGCtttacgatacgatacgatacgatacgatacgatacgatacgatacgatacgatacgatacgatacgatacagTACGATaggatacgatacgatacgatacgatacgatacgatacggtacgatacgatacgatacgatacggtacgatacgatacgatacggtacgatacgatacgatacaatacgatacgatacgatacgatccTTCCAAAATCAGAGAACACCCTACGTGTATAGAACATGCTAAACgtcgtcatcatcgtcgtcgtcgtcgtcgtcgaaacGATCGATAAAAGCTGTAAGAAATTCGTTCGAACCACCCCGACGGAAATCGCTTTGCAAACGTTTGCGGTGGCGCGGTCCCATGAAGTGAAAATTTCTTCTAAACTCCCTCGGGAACGATGGCGGCAGATCTTTGACTCGAATCGCGCGTCTACGCTCCTCGCACCTTTGTCTCTTCTGTCGCCGGGAGGAAAACGTGCACGGCCGAGCGGGTACTACAAGCGATCGGGGTCGTAGAAAAGTCGCGGGGAATGAAACGGAATTTTCAATCGTTTCGATACTACACGGATTTCGACGGGTGTGTGCTGCGGGATAAAACGTTTGCCGAAAACAAGGTAACAGAACGTAAAgcgtctttctttctttattttgttcttcttttttttttttgttcttttctattctttctcAAGGGAGAGCTCGCGTCGGGTGTATGTTTTCCTCGCGAAGAAAATGCCACCGCGAatgccgccgccgtcgccgatGCCTTTCCCCGTTCTCTACGCGTTAGAAAATTTGTGTTTCGTATCAAAACGTGGGCGTTAATCGTCGCGCGTAAGAAAATATTCAGCACTTCGGTAAAAGACAAATAACCGAGAGTCGAGAGCAAGCGCGCGTCTGCAACGGTACAAGTAAAATcctttcgtttatttcgtttcttttgtttcttttttcccctctgtTCCCCTCCTTTCGATCATCCCCGCCCGAAATTCCTTAGAAATATATGTGTGTCTGcttccatttatttttgttgCCCTCCCTTAGTTCGTTCGTCGCCGGTCCCTAACGACGGTCTCGCGGAACCGTTCTCGGATCTTCGCCGATCAAGGGGATTAATCGGATCGAAAAATTGCGAGCCCCGACGAGCGGGGAAAACCTCGTTCCTCCCTGTCCCGGCGTGTATCGGTCATCTCGTTTCCTGTTCCGCGTGTCGTCtcgcgctcgttcgttcgttttaaAACGTTCCCCGTCGCGTTCCGCGGAGAACGGCGAATCGCTCCGTGACTCGCGAGAGAGAGAACTCTTTGGGAACGCGTTCGCCTCTAGTCTCATCGACGTGTAGTCTCATCGACGAAGATTCCCTCTTTTTGCCCAACCCCCGATCGTATTTcttcatttctcttttttttccctttctttcacTCCGTATAAAGCAACCTCGTCTCCGTCCCTACACACCTTCCATTCCTGCCATCGCTTTCGTATCCGTTCCACTAACTTGCGCGACCCGTTTTTCACACGCGGGACGCGCCTCTATTCGAACGCCAGCCTCGAAATAACCGAGATTAGAGAAATATTGTCGCCTTATGAAAAAACGTCACCTATTACGCGCGCCAACAAAAGTCTTGGCCTCGTTCCTCGTTTCGCATTTACGTTCGTAATGaccaaaaatatatgtatatatatatatatatatatatttatatatataatatatatcattcCTTATATAATTATGTTGCTCCTTACGAGTTAAGTAATGTTAATAGTGTAGGTAATAAGtttgcattttttttttgttgtttaggTAGTTTTACATCGATAGAGGAAAAAAATACGTTGTTGTTGATGttgatgttgttgttgttactgttgttgctgttgttgttgtagtTGTTTGTTGTTTCATTGTTGTGTCGGCAATCCGTTCGTCTCTCGTGCGGCTCGCACGTTCTCAAGAGAAAGTCTACGACAGGCGGCCGACGTTTCCGCGCGCGTAGTCGGCCAGGCAACCCTCGCGGAAATTTCATCGCGCTCGCGCTCCTACCCAACGCTCGTATgcaagtatatattattatacgcgGTGTCTTTCCTTCGTAAATTGGTTTTTGTcactttgttccttttttttttcttcgccacggaaacgcgtgcacgcgcggaCCGTCCACGTGTTGCTCGATTACGTGTTCCCCGTTTCGTACGACGTTCGCGCCTCGGATGTCGGGTCTGGATCGACTGTTCCCGACGTGTCCGAGGATGTCGTCGAAAACGTtcgtgtctctctctctctctctcattgtTCCGTGGGGATACgcgtgtataaaattgtatgtaaaaactgtgtaaaaccgtTTCACCGAACCGGTGTACACGTGTACGTGTATCCTGTGTCTAATTGCGTGTGTTCTCTGTATATATGGCGCGTgtacgcgtgtgtgcgtgtgtgtatgtatgtgtttGTATGTGTTTGTATGTGTATACGAGCGAATGTTCGGTACAATTATGCATCATCGCATCGTGCCTTATGCGTTTCTCGCGTTCTCCTTCGAATTCGAAATATAGCCATAGTCGAAAGGGTTCCTTCCGGTACGACCTACCGTCAGCTGTACGGTGATCGACTGCCCGGATACGTGTGTGTAACTGATGGAATCGCAGTGGGTTCAACGGGATGGTTGGTGTATGCTTATTTGTTTGGTTCGATCGGTTGGTATTTCGGGTAAGCGCTTACGCGTGTTCGTTTAGTTgatatttgtatctttttcgTTACTCGTTTCTCTTTCATTCGTGCTCCTCTCTTAATGCCGCTTCCATTCCGTCCATTCGTTTCCTGTTTTTGAACTTGTCTCGCGCGACGTTCAAAATACGAGGCATGCTCGGATGCAAAGGGCAGGGTCAGGATATCCGGGGCTGCTACCGTTTCGTGCCACGTTTCGCGTTTCTTGTATCGTGCGCTCCTCGGCCCGTGCACGCTCCACGGGGAACGGCGCTTGCCCGCCATTCACGCCCCTCACCTTGGAAACGGTCGCGTTCGCTTTCATAGCCGAACCGACCAAGTGTCGTGCTCCGCTCGATTTCCGGCTCTTTGTTCGTCCGTTCTTTCGTTAGGTTCGCTTCGTTCATTCGCGACGAGTTACGCTCGATCGCGAGAGAGAGAAgaccaaaaaaaagaaaagaagtagTAGTACaagatgatgaagaagaagaagtagaagaagaagaagaagaagaagaagaaaataaaaaagaaaacagccgGATCAAggcggcgcgcgagcgcgggcaAGCGGCGTCCCCGCGTTCGTCCTCGTGGCGCGCGAGGGCGACGCGACGCTACGCGGTCGCTGGCGCGTGATGCCCAGCGCGTAGCATTTCGGCGGGAATCGGCTTACCGTGTACTACGACGTATCGTCCCGCCGTATTTACtctatacttttttttttactgatcAACGATACCGACTTTTCTCTACTGCTCAACGGAGTCTTCCATGCTGATCACGGGGCCGCGCGGCTCCGCCGTCTGCTGGCTGTTGGTCTGCTCGCCGGACCGGTTGCTCCCGGAGTTGTAGCCCCGTTGCAGTTGCACGACCAAACCGCTCACCGCGGCGAACTCCTTCTGCGGCTGTTGCGGCGGCTGCTGTTGCGCcggttgttgttgctgctgcggCGACTGCGACGACTGCGACGACTGCGACGGCTGCGACGGCTGCGACGGCTGCGACGGCTGCgacggctgctgctgctgctgctgctgctgctgctgttgttgagTTTTCTGGCTCGAATGATCTACTATAAGCTTACTATCACAGGCACTTTTTTTGTCAGTTGATACGGCGTAGAGTAAGTCCGGGTAGTGATTCAGCTGCTGCTGCGACTGCTGTGGTTGCTGTTGCTGCGACTGCGGCTGCGACTGCGACTGCGGCTGCTGCTGAATGGTCAGAGTCTTTCTATCGCGATCCTCTTGCCCGCCGTTATGAACCTCGCGCTCCCTGCTGCTGCggtcgaccctggagtccctgCCGCTGTCCTCGTCCCTGCTGCCAGCCCTAGAGATCGAGAGTGGCGTCGGCGGCGAGGCGAGCCGGTCGCTCCCTTCGTCGGTGCGACACCGGTCCGACGGTGACGGGCTGAGATCGACGGTGGGCACGCGTTCCGGCCTCTCCGGGACGGACCTACCCGCCACCGATGGTCCCCTGTAGCTCTCGTCCTCGCTGCTGTCCTGGGCTAGCCGCGGCACAGGCGTCCTCCTCGAGTTTCTGCACAGCTGATCGATCAACGCTTTGCTCCTCATCGCCTCCGGGAGCTGCTGCTGGGAGGACGACTGCTGCTGGCCCCTGGCCTCCGTGATCGCCCTCGGGTCCCTCGTGATCCCCGACTCGAGGCTCGACCTGATCAGGCTGTCCAGGAAACTGCCGTTCGCCGCCGAACCGTCGTACAGGCTCTCGGTCGCCTCGCGCGCCGCCTTCGACATCGGCGTGCCGCGGGAGTTCGAGGTGCCCGGCGACTCAGTGGTCGCCGTCGACACGCCGATCCCGTCCCGGTCCCTCTGCTGCGGATGCTGCTGTTGCTGCACCATCGCCGCGCTCCTCTGCTGTTCCTGCAGGCCGCGCATCCTGCTCGTCGCGAAGTACTGCTCCGGCAGGATCGTAGGCACGTTCGGCGCGCCCGCCATGAACGGGGACGGCATGAACGGCGCCGGGTTCCAAAAGTTGAACGGCGCGAACGGCAAGTGGGGCATGCCCTCCATGAACGCGGGCATCTTCAGCCCGTTCGGCCCGGCTATCCCGGCCGGCGGCGTGAACGGCTTCTGCGGCTTCAGCTGCGGCTTCTTGTCGGCCGTGCCGGGGCGCATgttcgcggccgccgccgccgcggctgcGACCGCCGTCTCTTTCGTCTTGTCGTCCGTCTGCTTCTGGTCCCTGCAAACAGCGGTTGCGTCAAGGATGGAACGGAGAACGGAATCGAAATGGGGGATCGTCTGGGCTgacgttaacgcgttaagcgccgtgAGAATCTTGCTCGTTTCGTAGAAAAGTAGGGACAATCGTTAATCATTCGCCGTTGCAATCCTTGCAGTGCACTATTATCGTTACTCACACGTTTGTTTTCAAGTAAACGCGTCATCGTTGATATTGAcatggcagttaacgtgttaagagaCGTTCGAAACGGCCCACTTTCTTTCTGTTACGTTATAGATACCGTGCAAGACTCGGTACCACTGGAAACAACTGAAAAGACATTCGACAATCTACTCCATAAGCATTTTATTCAGAATCATCCTATACCACGtcgacgaaacgaaacgagcgaTCCGTCTATCGAAAGAATAAAAGCAAACGGCGAAAGCTCCCGACACAGGTACCAAGCCAGTTACCTCTTCCTTGGCCTCATGAGGTGTCGTTCCTTGACTTTGTACTCGAGGGTGGAATGCGGCACTCCGTAGTAGCTGCCTGCGCGGTGCACGCTCATCTCGCCCCGCTGCACCGCCCTTACAGCCTCCACCAGGCTGTCCCTGTCGTAGTTGCGGTACTTTCCGCGCTTCGGCCTCGTGCCTTTGCCACCGGTCGCGGCCTTCGGCTTGTTCGCGTCTTGCGACTGCTGCGGCTTGGCCGAGGTCTGCGACTGCTGCGCGGTCGGCTGGGGCGGCGTGTACCGGCTCCTCTTGAACGGGCTGGGGTCCGTCATGATCGTCTGCTGAGGCTGCACCACGCCGCCAGGTTGGCAGCCGGGCAACCCGGCCGCCGTGCCGACCGGTTGGCCCTCTTGGAACTTGACGCTGATACTCTTCGCGATGACGTCGCGGAAGTTGACGGCCACCGTCTTCCCCACGAGCGAGTTTGTCGGGCTGCTGGTGCCGGAGAACGCCGGGCTGGCTCTCTCCAGAAGGCTGGGACTAGAGGCCGCGGTGGCGAATCCCTGGGCGAACGCGGCCGAGGTCGGTTCACCGTTCTTGCTGGAACAGCCCGGTGTGCTCGCGGGCTTGTAGGACGGAATCTTTAGTATCGCTCTGCCCTGAGCGCTGTCGCTCGCCTCCTCCTCGATGTTCGGGTTGAAGTCGTCGTTGGTGATAGGGCCGCGCTGCTGTTGCTGCGACGGCGTCTGCGGCTGCTGGTGCGCCGAGTGCGACGATTGCTGGTGATGAAACTGCTGATGACACGGCTGCGACTGGTCCCCGTTTACGCTCTTGTTTAGCCTCTTGTCTTCGCTCATCAGCCTCCTCATCACCTCCGGAATGCGATAATCTTGCGTCTCCGTGCCTGCCGGAATGAAAAAGGGGCGCCGTGTTCACAGACCGTGGGCGGAACAACaacaac is a genomic window containing:
- the Eip93F gene encoding ecdysone-induced protein 93F isoform X2, with product MADCPYARCIQERKHIRRELLRWTKNMVFVVGLERVAEELMGRRRWKQYQDTLYSGTRSSESVTAQPHHRLYPAFSSSCDPVPGNLEQIGPRALHPASTSLPTTITTTTSTASAATAAAAAAAAAAAAAAAAITTASTISTAAATTATTASTTSLVKQESLQRHPLQNHHHLQSSVQDHHRHYQQQQEDQRRLRPDEVKVEIGEDEFPNGVAREEPAAKATEASTATTVTTATTAAAAATAATTGTSIATSSTNSTGTVPTIASANATATMTTGTTTIPTRRRRKRRQNDGDGATDDREDDEENEEEEDARCQNEAEKRLKLDQDADRPVSPLRREKDRATRDYPTANATDTEGTKERTEEVALVRTPVTQGLLRVKKEEELQEAPSSGGGPTILTIPAPDSDGTRSGLPCREVDTAARNAVPPFLIGGRRTSPPPEDWKPMDKCYFCLDGKLPHDDQPPLDNNISLLEQQKIPLRMPAGIDPKSIFNSCYRAKPRMTGPVAVTAAAAAAAGVGGVPVVGAGGGRRAYTEEELQCALRDIQSGKLGTRRAAVIYGIPRSTLRNKVYKLAMERERDASLSSTHSHPHEPGAPATTTTTITTTTTTTTTTTTTTPPNTTQNASATTPPPQVDEVDDKELSGAEEEKEVEKALLKPLLSFEDLVRFSTLEGGGDVSLRTLLQRAQETGTEWPGLEHANIGPYIQKMLAAAAPFKGTETQDYRIPEVMRRLMSEDKRLNKSVNGDQSQPCHQQFHHQQSSHSAHQQPQTPSQQQQRGPITNDDFNPNIEEEASDSAQGRAILKIPSYKPASTPGCSSKNGEPTSAAFAQGFATAASSPSLLERASPAFSGTSSPTNSLVGKTVAVNFRDVIAKSISVKFQEGQPVGTAAGLPGCQPGGVVQPQQTIMTDPSPFKRSRYTPPQPTAQQSQTSAKPQQSQDANKPKAATGGKGTRPKRGKYRNYDRDSLVEAVRAVQRGEMSVHRAGSYYGVPHSTLEYKVKERHLMRPRKRDQKQTDDKTKETAVAAAAAAAANMRPGTADKKPQLKPQKPFTPPAGIAGPNGLKMPAFMEGMPHLPFAPFNFWNPAPFMPSPFMAGAPNVPTILPEQYFATSRMRGLQEQQRSAAMVQQQQHPQQRDRDGIGVSTATTESPGTSNSRGTPMSKAAREATESLYDGSAANGSFLDSLIRSSLESGITRDPRAITEARGQQQSSSQQQLPEAMRSKALIDQLCRNSRRTPVPRLAQDSSEDESYRGPSVAGRSVPERPERVPTVDLSPSPSDRCRTDEGSDRLASPPTPLSISRAGSRDEDSGRDSRVDRSSREREVHNGGQEDRDRKTLTIQQQPQSQSQPQSQQQQPQQSQQQLNHYPDLLYAVSTDKKSACDSKLIVDHSSQKTQQQQQQQQQQQQPSQPSQPSQPSQPSQSSQSSQSPQQQQQPAQQQPPQQPQKEFAAVSGLVVQLQRGYNSGSNRSGEQTNSQQTAEPRGPVISMEDSVEQ